A single region of the Opitutaceae bacterium genome encodes:
- the tnpB gene encoding IS200/IS605 family element transposase accessory protein TnpB, translating to MLVLQSYRYAMHRAKPLEARFRRFAGARRWVWNKALALQFDARSRGEKVPRYVDLANRLPRWKLEHPWLKEIHSQVLQQALKDLDRAWAKRFKDLSAVKRGEMRPMDAAGEPSFRRYGIGDSFRYPQPKPEHVDAANGRVFLPKIGWARYRNSRRPEGQPKQITVSLDAGRWVVSITSEVERQAGALPCAGEVIGADRGVTDTLALSNGHRVAPLNALKRSAYRLKRYQRAVARKIEAQKRAMGLDPKAPFPKGVRPGKSNRQRRAEQRVARCHRHIANQRRDWLHKETTQIANRAAVVVLEDLNIRNMTASAKGCAEAPGRNVRQKAGLNRAILDQGWHALEALLRYKLGWRGGEVIKVSPAYTSQKCSCCGHVDAASRNGKHYLCTACGHAEDADINAAKNILAAGLAVLAGRTAARMDVEDAVQPSRPMKRQPASAKGGAACNP from the coding sequence ATGCTCGTTTTGCAGTCCTACCGCTACGCAATGCACCGCGCCAAGCCACTTGAAGCACGGTTCCGGCGCTTCGCCGGCGCGCGTCGCTGGGTGTGGAACAAGGCGCTGGCTTTGCAGTTCGATGCGCGGTCGCGCGGCGAAAAGGTCCCGCGCTATGTCGATCTGGCCAACCGGCTGCCGCGGTGGAAGCTCGAACACCCCTGGCTCAAGGAAATCCACTCCCAGGTGTTGCAGCAGGCCCTGAAGGATCTCGACCGTGCCTGGGCCAAGCGCTTCAAGGATCTGTCCGCCGTCAAGCGCGGCGAGATGCGCCCGATGGACGCCGCAGGCGAACCGTCCTTCCGGCGCTACGGCATCGGGGATTCCTTCCGCTATCCCCAGCCGAAACCGGAGCACGTCGATGCCGCCAACGGCCGCGTCTTCCTGCCGAAAATCGGCTGGGCGCGCTATCGAAACTCCCGGCGGCCCGAGGGGCAGCCCAAGCAAATCACGGTATCGCTCGATGCCGGGCGCTGGGTGGTCTCGATCACCTCGGAGGTCGAGCGGCAGGCGGGAGCCTTACCCTGCGCCGGCGAGGTCATCGGCGCCGACAGGGGCGTCACCGATACGCTGGCACTCTCGAACGGCCACCGTGTTGCCCCGCTCAATGCGCTCAAGCGGTCGGCCTACCGTCTCAAGCGCTATCAACGCGCTGTCGCTCGCAAGATCGAGGCGCAGAAGCGGGCGATGGGCCTGGACCCCAAGGCACCCTTCCCGAAGGGCGTGCGGCCGGGGAAGTCGAACCGGCAGCGGCGCGCCGAGCAGCGCGTGGCGCGCTGCCATCGCCACATCGCCAATCAGCGCCGGGACTGGCTGCACAAGGAGACGACGCAAATCGCGAACCGCGCCGCAGTCGTGGTGCTCGAAGACCTGAACATCCGCAACATGACGGCCAGCGCCAAGGGATGCGCCGAGGCGCCAGGCCGGAACGTCCGGCAGAAGGCCGGGCTCAACCGCGCAATCCTCGATCAAGGGTGGCATGCCCTGGAAGCCCTGCTGCGCTACAAGCTCGGCTGGCGCGGGGGCGAGGTGATCAAGGTCAGCCCGGCCTACACCAGTCAGAAATGTTCCTGCTGCGGGCATGTCGATGCCGCCAGCCGGAACGGAAAACACTACCTCTGCACGGCCTGCGGCCATGCGGAGGACGCCGACATCAACGCGGCGAAGAACATTCTTGCGGCGGGACTCGCCGTGCTCGCCGGCCGGACGGCCGCGCGAATGGACGTGGAGGATGCGGTGCAGCCAAGCCGGCCGATGAAGCGTCAACCTGCCAGCGCCAAGGGGGGTGCGGCATGCAATCCCTGA
- the tadA gene encoding Flp pilus assembly complex ATPase component TadA has product MSLIEKIVDLVEDTTMPDGQIIDLHAIEDGPLKIRVPTGWRDTDLKKVPAEWLNDMLLVIDKNWSNNLATRGTISCTVDMNSCRLRCTAFRERSGRKRGLVMRKVPYKPISLEKLGLPIQIMKLIAQMRGLVLVTGQTGAGKTTSIASLLTHINETYRNHIITIEDPIEYEIFDQQSIVTQREVPTDIPSFAHGIHDAMRQSPDVIFVSEIRDADTAETVLRASESGHLVLATLHASSAIGAIQKLLSFFPSNEWDGRLSTIANNLLMAVYQTLIPTADGMRFAMAAEYLCNHNQQIANNLLHRDRWPQAVEYAKRSEDRVSRLLNASIMELLLSKTIAPSAAIQASNNRIDLRDKMQAAQISLLDQTREREVALSR; this is encoded by the coding sequence ATGAGCCTGATTGAAAAAATCGTCGATCTCGTCGAAGACACCACCATGCCGGACGGGCAAATCATTGACCTCCATGCCATCGAGGACGGTCCCCTCAAGATCAGGGTGCCCACCGGCTGGCGCGACACGGATCTCAAAAAGGTGCCAGCCGAGTGGCTGAACGACATGCTGCTTGTTATCGATAAGAACTGGTCGAACAACCTGGCTACGCGCGGCACCATCTCTTGCACCGTGGACATGAATTCCTGCCGGTTGCGCTGCACGGCATTCAGGGAGCGCAGCGGTAGAAAGCGTGGTCTTGTCATGCGCAAGGTTCCCTACAAACCCATTTCGCTCGAAAAGCTCGGCCTGCCAATCCAGATCATGAAGCTAATCGCCCAGATGCGCGGCCTGGTTCTGGTTACGGGCCAGACAGGTGCTGGCAAGACCACCTCTATCGCCTCGCTGTTGACCCACATCAACGAGACCTATCGTAACCACATTATCACCATCGAAGATCCGATCGAATACGAAATATTCGACCAACAGTCGATCGTCACCCAGCGAGAGGTGCCCACGGACATCCCGAGCTTTGCCCACGGCATTCATGATGCAATGCGGCAAAGCCCTGATGTGATTTTCGTGTCCGAGATCCGCGATGCCGACACGGCTGAGACGGTGTTGCGCGCCTCCGAATCTGGGCACCTGGTGCTAGCCACCCTCCACGCGAGCTCCGCCATCGGCGCCATTCAGAAGCTGCTGAGCTTCTTCCCGTCGAACGAATGGGACGGGCGCCTATCCACGATCGCCAACAACCTGCTCATGGCGGTCTACCAGACCCTGATACCGACTGCCGACGGCATGCGCTTCGCCATGGCGGCCGAGTACCTGTGCAACCACAACCAGCAGATCGCCAACAACCTTCTACATCGCGACCGCTGGCCGCAGGCGGTCGAGTACGCCAAGCGCAGCGAAGACCGCGTCTCGCGCTTGCTAAACGCTTCCATAATGGAACTTCTCCTATCCAAGACAATCGCCCCGTCAGCCGCAATCCAGGCAAGCAATAATCGAATCGACTTGCGTGACAAGATGCAGGCGGCGCAGATCTCGCTGCTCGATCAGACTCGAGAGCGTGAAGTAGCGCTTTCGCGATAA
- a CDS encoding flagellar transcriptional regulator FlhD: MIAESNELHALNYRFLLVLQREARQSVAAASRIFGVDEAACADIAVMSLDTIEELAKTNALVFRGRIDRSTLALLGATASPGVRAVLVESRAG; the protein is encoded by the coding sequence ATGATTGCCGAATCAAATGAACTTCATGCGTTGAATTACCGCTTCCTGCTTGTTCTGCAACGCGAAGCACGGCAAAGCGTCGCTGCGGCTTCAAGGATTTTCGGAGTGGATGAGGCGGCTTGCGCGGATATCGCGGTCATGTCGCTGGATACGATCGAGGAACTGGCGAAGACCAATGCACTCGTGTTTAGAGGCAGGATAGACCGATCCACGCTCGCGCTGCTTGGCGCAACAGCGTCACCTGGCGTGCGAGCGGTGCTGGTTGAGTCGCGAGCGGGGTAA